The DNA region TCCTTGCCGAAAAGGGCTTTGCCGCGGTCGCCGCGGTGATCAAACGTGTTACGGATGATCTTGTCGTAGATCTCAACTCAGAGATTGAAGAGCGAGAAGAAGCCCGAAACCCGTTCGACCACAAGCGCGAACTTAAGAGCCCAACCGCGGTTCGGGCGCTAAAGCAAGCCGTGATTCCGATCTACCAGAAGGCCGTTCAGCGGAAACGCGCAACTTCATTCGCTGAGGAGTGGAACGCCGCAGAGCCGAGTGAGCCCGCGTAACCCTGTGCCGGTTTCGTGCCGGTAGCCCCGCTGAAACCACCCTCAACCAGCCGCGACCAACCATGACCACTTCCGCGGAATCACGCGGCAAACAGCGACCAACGAGCACCCACTGCCCCGCCGTATCCAACTGAAAATCGAAAGGTCACCGGATCGACGCCGGTCGGAGCCACACGGGTGATCGTTACAATCATCCCAGGAACCCTCGCGTAGCTTCTACATCGTGAGGGTTTTGCTTTGCCCTGGCGAGGGGCAATTTCGGCGGCCTTCGGTCGTTGAGCGAACGCAGCGAGACGAGACGCCCCCGCACCCCGGTCGTTGAGCGAGCGAAGCGAGACGAAACGCATCCCTCGACGAGGCTCACGCCAGTAAGCGCGACCACCAGCACCACAGATTCAACCACCGGCGGCAACCCATTTAAGCTCTTATCTGGGTTATCGTTTTGCTACGGCGGGCAGTAGCCCTCGGAGCCTGGCAGTCTTCCGGACGGTATGACGAGCCAAGCTCACGTATTTCTACAGCCGAGTCACGCGAGACTCGATGATCGCCTCCGCTCGGCGGATCCAGTCCCCTCCACGTGCGCCCGGCGCGAATAAGTGACTATTGCATATCCTTCCGCCGAGCCCATGCGGAGCGTAGGCTTTCTGTATGAATAACTAAGTTACTCATACAGAAAGGGGTGGGCGTGTATGAGTAATGCCGCAACATCGTGGCCGGCTCTCGAATGGGAGAGCCAGGTGTGGCTGCCCACGACGGGCTTCGGCGGTGGCCGATACAAGGCAGCGGTGCCACCACTCATCGCCATGCTGACGCCGCAGCCATCCGCCGAGGCGGCAGAGGCAGCGTCCACCGCCGCGAATGCGTTGAGCAGGTTCGATGCAGAGCTTGGTCATCGAGTCGCCGCTTTCGCTCCCGTTCTCCTCCGTTCAGAGTCCGCGTCCTCGTCTCGGATAGAGAACCTGACCGCCAGTGCCCGCGCGATCTTCAGTGCAGAGCTCGGCGCCAAGGGCAGCCGGAATGCGGAGTTGATCGCGGCCAACACGCAATCGTTGCAAGCCGCACTCAACCTGAGCGCAGGCCTTTCCTCCGATGCGATCCGTGACATGCACCGCATACTCATGGCTGGGCAGCCGCGCCACACTCCCGGCGAATGGCGCGACCAGGCGGTATGGATCGGCACCCGGGCAGACAGCCCGATAGGTGCGGATTACGTAGCCCCCGATCACGTCCGCATCCCCGCGTTCATCACCGATCTCGTCGCCTTTGCGACGCGCCACGACCTTGCTCCTCTGACTGCTGTCGCGGTGGCTCACGCGCAGTTCGAGACGATCCACCCGTTCAGCGACGGCAATGGGCGAACCGGCCGCGCACTTGCGCAAGCAGTGCTGCGCCATCGCGGAGTGACTGAGAACGTGGCAGTGCCGGTCTCGGCTGGACTGCTGGCAGATGTCGAGGGATACCACCAGGCGCTGACGGCCTATCGGGCAGGAGACGTGTCCCCCATCGTGCTGGCCTTCGCGAACGCCTCCATGAGGGCGGTGTCGAACGCGCGGCGACTCATCGCCGACATCGACGAGATCCAACGCTCATGGGCCACTCGGTTGACGGTACGGCGTTCAAGCAACGCGTGGAGGCTTCTGGACATCGTCGCCCGCAGACCGGTGCTTGACGCCGTCACCGCCGCCCGAGAACTGGGCGTCCAGCGCCCCAACGCCTACCCACCACTTCAAGCGCTTGTCGACGCCGGCATCCTGACCGCGAAAGCGGAACGGCCGTTCTGGCGAAGCACCGAGATCCTCGGAGCAATCGACGCGTTCGCCGAACGGGCCGGGCGGCGCGAGATGCCTCGATGACACTGCGAGAGCTGTGAGAACATTCTTTGCGCATTCAAGGCGCGCCTCCGGCTGACCGCGCCCTCTGCCGACGCGGCGCAGGCCAGATATGGTTGCCGTATGAAGCAACTGGGCCGTACCGCCGACTCCGTATTCGGCGTCAGCAGCGACGTCAACCCCGAGTCGTATGTCGACCGTGCGGGCTCGGCTCAAAGGTAAGGCGTGAGCTGGACCGATCCCAGCGTCATATCTCGCTCGTAGGCCCATCAAAAAGCAGAAGATCGTGGCTCAGGCAGAAGATGATCCCCCAGGGGATCATCGTTCAGTGCCGACACGGCAAGACGGTCGATGACATTTACCGCGAGGCTCTCGGCTCCCTGGGGATTGAGCTCACCTTAAAGAAGACAACATCTGACAGTGAAGAGCATCCTCACCAAATTGGACCAGCTTCAGGTCGACTCCGATGGGCGCGGACTGGTCGTTAGTTACGATGAGTCGCGAGAGCAGGTCTTCCTGGTTGATCGGCAGCTCCTCCTTTGCAGAGCATTCTCGACAGTCCGATGGTCCTGGGGTGACCTCCTTGCGGAGGCGATGCTGGCAAGGACCGCTGCGGTTCGCTTCATCATCCGCATCATGACACCGTCACCGACAGTTCGACGGCATAGTCATCAGCGCTCTGACCGATGACCGTCTGACGCACCTCGACATCACCGAGTTCGACCCCGCGTTCGGCGATCGCGTCGAAGAGCCCGACGGCTGCGGGATGCAGTGCCCCCTCAGGCGGCTCTTCTCCGTCGACCGGACGCCACGTCGCCACGAGCTCCGTCCGGGCGGGGAGCTCGGCGGAGAAGCTCTCGGATCCACGCGCCTCCTCGGGCACATGGGACGCGGTCGGCCAGCAGCACACCACCTCGATGGTTCCTCGATCACCGGCTCGCAATGTAAGCCAGAACGGCCCGCTGGGGCCGGCGCCTGCGGCCTGGAGCCGTGCGAACAGCGCACCCAGCACCGCGTTCGCATCGTCATCCGAGACAGCGCCGGCATCGTCGACCGGAGCAGTGATGGCCTGCCCGACGAAGTGCTGGACCAGCATCGACCGCTCGCTGACGTTCACCGGGACGGCCAGCGCACGCAGCATCCGCGCGGCATCGTGGAACGCACGATCCTCGCGTTCCCGCTGCTCGAGGACACGGACCCGATGAGCGGCGAGTGCTTGCTCGGCGTCCCCTCCCGCGATCGCAGTGGATGCCTCCGGCAGCGGCACCCCGGCGTCCCGCAGCGCGCGGATCACCACACCCGCCCGCACCTGACTCTCGGCGTACAGCCGATACCCCGAGCGGTCATCCACATCCGCGGGGACGAGCGCGCCCGTCTCGTCGTAGTGACGAAGAGCCTTCACGCTCAGCCCGGTCAATCCTGCGAACTCCCCGATCTTCAACATGAGACCAGCTTCCCGTCTCCCCCAGCAGGAGAGTCAACCCGCGCATCCACGACCCACCGGACCACCCTCGTCGATGCCACCCCGAGCGCCATGGCCGGCGACAGCCACCGGCGGCGGTGCCGGGTGAGACACCACTTCCCGGGTGAGAAACCATGCCTGAGCGGGGTCTCACGCCAGAAGCGGTCTCTTGGCGGGAGGGAGGACGCGGACAAGAGAGAGGGCGCGGGGGGAGGGGCGCCCGTCACTCGTCCGGGATCGACGCCCCGGGGTTCGCGGCGCGGAGCAGGGCGAGGGCGTCGGCGCGCAGCGCCTCGGTCTCGGCCCGGAGCGCGGCCGTGGCGGCCTCCGCATCGGCCAGGGAGCGCGCCCGTTCCTCGATGTCGACGCGATAGCGCTCGAGCTCCTCGTGCCGGTACGTCAGCGACTCCTCCCACGACATGGTCATGGGCTCCCCACCCTTCGGGGTCAGCGTCACCTGCCATCGCTCGCGCTCCTCGGCCGGCGTCGCGTCGAACTCCGCACGGTCGGCGTCGTATGCGCGCACCGCCTC from Microbacterium soli includes:
- a CDS encoding Fic family protein, which encodes MSNAATSWPALEWESQVWLPTTGFGGGRYKAAVPPLIAMLTPQPSAEAAEAASTAANALSRFDAELGHRVAAFAPVLLRSESASSSRIENLTASARAIFSAELGAKGSRNAELIAANTQSLQAALNLSAGLSSDAIRDMHRILMAGQPRHTPGEWRDQAVWIGTRADSPIGADYVAPDHVRIPAFITDLVAFATRHDLAPLTAVAVAHAQFETIHPFSDGNGRTGRALAQAVLRHRGVTENVAVPVSAGLLADVEGYHQALTAYRAGDVSPIVLAFANASMRAVSNARRLIADIDEIQRSWATRLTVRRSSNAWRLLDIVARRPVLDAVTAARELGVQRPNAYPPLQALVDAGILTAKAERPFWRSTEILGAIDAFAERAGRREMPR
- a CDS encoding MerR family DNA-binding transcriptional regulator codes for the protein MLKIGEFAGLTGLSVKALRHYDETGALVPADVDDRSGYRLYAESQVRAGVVIRALRDAGVPLPEASTAIAGGDAEQALAAHRVRVLEQREREDRAFHDAARMLRALAVPVNVSERSMLVQHFVGQAITAPVDDAGAVSDDDANAVLGALFARLQAAGAGPSGPFWLTLRAGDRGTIEVVCCWPTASHVPEEARGSESFSAELPARTELVATWRPVDGEEPPEGALHPAAVGLFDAIAERGVELGDVEVRQTVIGQSADDYAVELSVTVS